The Natator depressus isolate rNatDep1 chromosome 8, rNatDep2.hap1, whole genome shotgun sequence genome window below encodes:
- the SLC26A2 gene encoding sulfate transporter: MAAEVELSHVQSASEMAEGENDTHIFQPTMFLEPQETSIDMKALLVKKVTKTCSCTPTEVKDLIFSFLPVLQWVPKYKLREYLLGDIMSGVIVGILLVPQSIAYSLLAGQEPIYGLYTAFFASIIYFLFGTSRHISVGIFGVLCLMVGQVVDREVQRAGYDIEPSVHSGLQRDMVLYVNTTTLAVNQTSQPLLCDRSCYAITVGATVTFIAGVYQVAMGFFQVGFVSVYLSDSLLGGFVTGASFTILTSQVKYLLGLDIPRSNGTGSLITTWINIFKNIHKTNICDLITSFLCLLVLIPTKELNDHFKSRLKAPIPIELVVVVAATLASHFGKLKENYGSSVAGHIPTGFLPPQPPKWDLISSVAVDAVAIAIIGFAITVSLSEMFAKKHGYTVKANQEMYAIGFCNIIPSFFHCFTTSAALAKTLVKESTGCRTQISGVVTALVILLVLLLIAPLFYSLQKCVLGVITIVNLRGALQKFRDLPKMWHLSKVDTVIWLVTMVASALLSTEIGLLIGVCFSMLCVIVRTQRPEAPLLGWVVETEMYESLSAYKNLKTKPGIVVFRFEAPLYYINKECFKSMLYKRTGVNPAGVKAAKKRAAKRMLKEKMVNSGGSQVDVAVQLVTEPLVFHTLVIDCCAIQFLDTAGIHTLKEICKDYGEIGIQVLLAQCNASVRSSLHRGEYFKKEEQNLLFHSVHQAVDFALAAHKQNGCWKGNNNV; encoded by the exons ATGGCGGCAGAAGTGGAACTCAGCCATGTCCAATCAGCATCTGAAATGGCAGAGGGAGAGaatgacacacacatttttcaacCCACGATGTTCCTGGAGCCTCAAGAGACGAGCATTGATATGAAGGCACTTCTGGTCAAGAAAGTGACGAAAACTTGCAGCTGCACCCCAACCGAAGTTAAAGACCTGATTTTCAGTTTTCTCCCTGTCTTGCAGTGGGTCCCCAAATATAAACTGAGAGAGTACCTCCTGGGAGATATAATGTCTGGTGTGATAGTGGGCATCCTGCTGGTCCCACAGTCCATTGCCTATTCCCTGTTGGCTGGCCAGGAACCTATATATGGTCTTTACACAGCCTTTTTTGCCAGCATTATTTATTTCCTATTTGGTACCTCTCGTCATATATCAGTTGGCATTTTTGGTGTGCTTTGCCTTATGGTGGGACAGGTGGTGGATCGTGAGGTACAGAGAGCTGGGTATGACATAGAGCCCAGTGTTCATAGTGGCCTTCAGAGAGATATGGTTCTTTACGTAAATACCACCACTTTGGCTGTGAACCAGACATCACAACCGCTGTTATGTGATAGAAGTTGCTATGCAATTACTGTGGGAGCCACGGTGACCTTCATAGCTGGAGTTTATCAG GTTGCTATGGGCTTCTTTCAGGTGGGCTTTGTCTCAGTGTACCTCTCTGATTCCTTACTCGGCGGATTTGTGACAGGTGCCTCCTTTACTATCCTAACGTCCCAAGTGAAGTATCTTCTGGGCCTGGACATTCCACGCAGCAATGGCACTGGCTCCCTCATAACCACTTGGATAAACATCTTCAAAAACATTCACAAGACCAACATCTGCGACCTCATCACCAGCTTCTTGTGTCTCCTTGTCCTCATCCCAACCAAAGAGCTGAATGATCACTTTAAATCCAGGCTCAAGGCCCCCATACCCATTGAACTGGTCGTGGTTGTGGCAGCTACGCTGGCATCTCATTTTGGGAAGCTGAAGGAGAATTATGGCTCCAGTGTTGCTGGACACATTCCAACTGGGTTCCTGCCACCCCAGCCACCCAAATGGGATCTGATTTCTAGTGTGGCGGTGGATGCTGTTGCCATAGCCATTATTGGCTTCGCTATCACTGTGTCCCTCTCAGAGATGTTCGCCAAGAAGCATGGTTACACAGTTAAGGCCAATCAGGAAATGTACGCCATTGGCTTTTGCAACATTATTCCCTCTTTCTTCCACTGCTTCACAACTAGTGCAGCTCTTGCCAAGACTCTTGTCAAAGAGTCAACGGGCTGCAGAACTCAGATCTCCGGGGTGGTGACCGCATTGGTCATCCTATTAGTTCTGCTTTTGATTGCACCTCTCTTCTACTCCCTTCAGAAATGTGTCCTAGGGGTCATAACCATTGTGAACCTCAGAGGAGCCCTGCAGAAGTTCAGGGATCTGCCCAAAATGTGGCATCTGAGCAAAGTGGACACAGTGATCTGGTTAGTCACGATGGTCGCTTCGGCACTGCTAAGTACTGAAATTGGCCTGCTGATTGGTGTCTGCTTCTCAATGCTGTGCGTCATTGTGAGGACTCAGAGACCAGAGGCACCATTGCTTGGCTGGGTGGTAGAGACTGAAATGTATGAATCCCTGTCTGCCTACAAAAACCTGAAGACTAAGCCAGGCATTGTGGTTTTCCGTTTCGAAGCACCTCTCTACTATATCAACAAAGAATGCTTTAAATCCATGCTGTATAAGCGGACTGGAGTCAACCCAGCCGGGGTGAAGGCAGCCAAGAAAAGGGCAGCAAAGCGAATGCTTAAAGAGAAAATGGTGAATTCTGGTGGCAGCCAGGTGGATGTTGCAGTGCAGCTTGTCACTGAGCCATTGGTGTTTCACACCCTAGTGATTGACTGCTGCGCAATACAGTTCTTGGACACAGCCGGGATCCACACGCTTAAAGAGATCTGCAAAGATTATGGGGAGATAGGCATCCAAGTGCTGCTGGCCCAGTGCAATGCCTCTGTGAGGAGTTCCCTGCACCGGGGAGAATACTTTAAAAAAGAGGAACAGAACCTCCTCTTCCACAGTGTGCACCAGGCTGTGGACTTTGCATTGGCTGCACATAAGCAAAATGGGTGCTGGAAAGGTAACAACAATGTGTAG